From a single Solanum dulcamara chromosome 4, daSolDulc1.2, whole genome shotgun sequence genomic region:
- the LOC129885071 gene encoding uncharacterized protein LOC129885071, translated as MPPAIPDQCFGEDVHFDSILALDLDSGEIAWATQLGGYDVFYFTCLVPNNPDCPPGPNLDADFGEAPMLLTIFSNGRFRDVVVAVQKSGFAWALDRNTGHIVWVKKAGPGSLEGGGIWGAATDGRRVYTNIVNGNRVPFTLAPSTQTTTAGGWVAMDANTGQILWTTANPSNDTSPGPVTIVNGVLFAGSVAPNGPFYAMDASNGKILWSFNTGATIYGGASISYGCVFVGHGYSVGLAKFHPTWTSGTSLFAFCIG; from the exons ATGCCACCAGCTATTCCTGATCAGTGTTTTGGTGAAGATGTTCATTTTGATTCAATTCTTGCACTGGATTTGGATTCTGGAGAAATTGCTTGGGCCACACAGCTTGGAGGTTACGACGTTTTCTATTTCACATGTTTGGTTCCTAACAATCCAGATTGTCCGCCGGGGCCTAACTTGGATGCTGATTTCGGAGAGGCGCCTATGTTGCTAACCATATTTTCAAATGGAAGATTTCGCGATGTTGTGGTGGCTGTGCAGAAAAGTGGCTTTGCTTGGGCGCTTGATCGCAACACTGGACATATTGTTTGGGTTAAG AAAGCAGGACCGGGGAGCTTGGAGGGAGGAGGAATATGGGGTGCAGCCACAGATGGACGGCGAGTTTACACTAACATAGTCAATGGAAACAGAGTTCCTTTCACCCTGGCACCTTCAACTCAAACAACAACAGCTGGTGGATGGGTGGCAATGGATGCAAACACAGGACAAATCCTATGGACCACTGCAAACCCTAGCAACGACACGTCCCCTGGGCCGGTCACCATAGTTAATGGAGTCCTCTTTGCAGGATCAGTGGCACCTAATGGACCTTTCTATGCTATGGATGCCAGTAATGGAAAAATCTTGTGGTCATTTAACACTGGTGCTACTATCTATGGGGGTGCATCAATAAGCTATGGCTGTGTCTTTGTTGGTCATGGATATTCAGTTGGTCTAGCTAAGTTCCATCCAACTTGGACCAGTGGGACTTCACTCTTTGCCTTTTGCATTGGGTga